Proteins from one Candidatus Eisenbacteria bacterium genomic window:
- a CDS encoding integration host factor subunit beta, with amino-acid sequence MTKADLVDEIADRTGLTKKDVAETVDEFLEAVSRALVQGKHIEIRGFGTFKVKDRRPRIARNPRTGAQVQVPPRKVPVFKVSKELKDKVAGPSQ; translated from the coding sequence ATGACAAAGGCTGACCTCGTCGACGAGATCGCCGATCGCACCGGTCTTACGAAGAAGGATGTGGCGGAGACGGTGGACGAGTTCCTCGAGGCCGTCTCGCGCGCCCTCGTCCAGGGCAAGCACATCGAGATCAGAGGATTCGGCACCTTCAAGGTGAAGGATCGCCGTCCTCGGATCGCCCGCAATCCGCGAACGGGCGCGCAAGTCCAGGTGCCCCCGCGAAAGGTGCCGGTCTTCAAGGTCTCCAAGGAGCTGAAGGACAAGGTCGCCGGCCCGTCCCAGTAG
- the rsmI gene encoding 16S rRNA (cytidine(1402)-2'-O)-methyltransferase — protein MKRDPGHGAGPGTLFLIATPIGNLEDITLRALRVLQEVDWIAAEDTRRTAILLRRHGIDCRLFSHHAHSEHRSAPGLVSRLMAGESGALVTDAGTPAISDPGFHLARAARRAGIRVEVIPGPSAILAALLASGLPADRFAFWGYPPPREGARRRFIESAMSQGCTIVVFEAPHRVLRCMEAIAAIDPEREVAICREMTKKFEQIDRGAARDLLERAGRGPQRGEFTLVIAAGRTKGGTTAADADAGSGGDAGSSTPDAERRR, from the coding sequence CTGAAGAGGGACCCGGGACACGGTGCCGGCCCGGGCACGCTTTTTCTCATCGCCACGCCTATCGGCAATCTGGAGGACATCACCCTTCGGGCCCTGCGCGTTCTCCAGGAAGTGGACTGGATCGCCGCCGAGGACACGCGGCGCACAGCGATCCTCCTGCGCCGCCACGGCATCGACTGCCGCCTCTTCTCCCATCACGCGCACTCCGAGCATCGAAGCGCGCCGGGGCTCGTCTCGAGACTCATGGCGGGAGAGAGCGGCGCCCTCGTCACCGACGCCGGGACGCCGGCGATCTCCGATCCCGGCTTCCATCTCGCCCGCGCGGCCAGGCGGGCGGGGATCCGCGTCGAGGTGATTCCTGGGCCCTCGGCGATCCTCGCAGCCCTTCTTGCGAGCGGGCTTCCCGCCGACCGCTTCGCGTTCTGGGGATATCCTCCCCCGCGGGAGGGGGCGCGGAGGCGGTTCATCGAGTCCGCCATGAGCCAGGGCTGCACGATCGTTGTCTTCGAGGCGCCCCATCGCGTTCTACGATGCATGGAGGCGATCGCCGCGATCGATCCGGAAAGGGAGGTCGCGATCTGCCGCGAGATGACAAAGAAGTTCGAGCAGATCGATCGGGGCGCCGCGCGCGATCTCCTTGAACGCGCGGGCAGAGGCCCTCAGCGAGGGGAGTTCACTCTCGTGATCGCCGCCGGACGGACGAAGGGCGGCACAACCGCGGCGGACGCGGACGCCGGATCGGGCGGCGATGCGGGATCGTCCACGCCAGACGCGGAGCGGAGGAGATAG
- a CDS encoding CDP-alcohol phosphatidyltransferase family protein — translation MRDRPRQTRSGGDRMGGSIKSSVRAMAAPLGAVLARAGVSANGVTLAGLVLAGITGAMLAGGRWGLGLLFFLASSLCDLLDGAVARARGASGSPLGAALDSTADRYGEALVLGGVLIDAHLRSGAGEIYTWIWVLALTGSFLTSYVRARAEGLGLRCEVGLMERPARLALIGILCLIGPRAGIWTLTLLALGGHITFVQRLLHVRRESMRPARDREGH, via the coding sequence ATGCGGGATCGTCCACGCCAGACGCGGAGCGGAGGAGATAGGATGGGCGGCTCCATCAAGAGCAGCGTGCGCGCGATGGCGGCCCCCCTCGGAGCCGTCCTGGCGAGAGCCGGCGTGTCGGCCAACGGCGTCACCCTCGCGGGGCTCGTCCTGGCCGGCATCACCGGCGCGATGCTGGCCGGCGGCCGATGGGGATTGGGCCTGCTCTTCTTCCTCGCGAGCTCCCTCTGCGACCTCCTCGACGGGGCCGTCGCGCGCGCCCGCGGCGCGAGCGGCTCCCCGCTGGGCGCGGCCCTCGACTCGACGGCCGATCGGTACGGCGAGGCGCTCGTCCTGGGCGGCGTCCTGATCGACGCGCATCTCCGGAGCGGGGCGGGGGAGATCTACACTTGGATCTGGGTCCTTGCGCTGACGGGATCGTTCCTGACGTCCTATGTCCGCGCGCGCGCGGAGGGGCTCGGCCTTCGATGCGAGGTCGGACTGATGGAGCGGCCCGCGCGTCTCGCCCTGATCGGGATCCTCTGTCTCATCGGTCCGCGGGCCGGCATCTGGACGCTCACCCTGCTCGCCCTGGGAGGCCACATCACTTTCGTTCAGAGGCTGCTGCACGTGCGCCGCGAGTCGATGCGGCCGGCCCGCGATCGGGAGGGACATTGA
- the tmk gene encoding dTMP kinase, whose amino-acid sequence MRGRTDGAARASRPDRDPLSHRSAGRHLDAHPARPGRPHHFRSEAAARAPRVDAAGPRSGGTLKASRRSANLPRLRNLPGLFLTFEGIEGSGKSTQVEMLAARLLADGWTVRVVREPGGTALGEDLRRTLLAQAEEPIDSRAELLLYLASRAQLVERIAIPALRSGALVLADRFGDASVAYQGAGRGLGEARVRSLVRFATGGLVPDRTYLLDLPPEEGLPRARARGALDRLEGEDIRFHRAVRRSYRGIASREPSRVLLLDGRVPADRIAERILRDARSLLPFLRRSDL is encoded by the coding sequence ATGCGAGGTCGGACTGATGGAGCGGCCCGCGCGTCTCGCCCTGATCGGGATCCTCTGTCTCATCGGTCCGCGGGCCGGCATCTGGACGCTCACCCTGCTCGCCCTGGGAGGCCACATCACTTTCGTTCAGAGGCTGCTGCACGTGCGCCGCGAGTCGATGCGGCCGGCCCGCGATCGGGAGGGACATTGAAGGCGTCGCGGCGCTCCGCGAATCTCCCCCGCTTGAGGAATCTCCCCGGGCTCTTTCTTACATTCGAGGGAATCGAGGGATCGGGGAAGTCGACGCAGGTCGAGATGCTCGCCGCGAGGCTCCTCGCGGACGGATGGACCGTGCGCGTCGTGCGCGAGCCCGGCGGGACCGCCCTTGGAGAGGATCTCAGGCGCACGCTTCTTGCGCAGGCGGAGGAGCCGATCGATTCGAGGGCGGAGCTGCTCCTCTATCTGGCCTCGCGCGCCCAGCTCGTGGAGCGGATCGCCATCCCGGCCTTGCGGAGTGGGGCTCTCGTCCTTGCGGATCGTTTCGGCGACGCCTCGGTCGCCTATCAGGGCGCGGGGAGGGGACTCGGCGAGGCGCGCGTGCGCTCGCTCGTCCGCTTCGCGACCGGCGGCCTGGTTCCGGACCGCACCTACCTGCTCGACCTTCCGCCCGAGGAGGGCCTGCCGCGAGCGCGCGCCCGGGGCGCTCTCGATCGCCTCGAGGGCGAGGACATCCGGTTCCACAGGGCTGTTCGCCGCTCCTACCGGGGGATCGCCTCCCGCGAGCCCTCCCGCGTTCTCCTGCTCGACGGCAGGGTCCCCGCGGACCGGATCGCCGAGCGGATTCTTCGCGACGCCCGCTCTCTCCTTCCTTTTCTCCGCCGATCCGATCTGTGA
- the larC gene encoding nickel pincer cofactor biosynthesis protein LarC, whose product MRAYLDLWTGLSGDMMVGALLDAGWSEEQMRSTFSSLGLPEARIEVEARSQRGIRGLGIRVETADEPPERSFADIRRIIGTSRLDAGVRERSLRLLHRLAVVEGRIHGVDPEEVHFHELGGVDSIADIVLSVAGLEGLGIEHLACGSVPLSRGEVSTDHGLLPVPAPATLALLEGLPVRWLPIEGEWLTPTGALLLSGLVNSFGPPADMVLRRIGIGAGTRRSEDRANIVRILVGDPAEPSLGGEGGACGEERLGWVSILETNLDDQDPRQVEEVARRLEEAGALDVLRISALMKKGRAGTLLTVLCDPSKEAELGDLLLTQSTTLGIRIRREPRRELQRWISVVETEYGSVRLKWSRPGGRPRAVAEFEDLRARARAANVPVWVVERAALGAAQAAPPFPDAPQLFSD is encoded by the coding sequence ATGCGTGCCTATCTGGATCTCTGGACCGGCCTGTCAGGCGACATGATGGTCGGCGCCCTCTTGGACGCGGGCTGGAGCGAGGAGCAGATGCGCTCGACCTTCTCCTCCCTCGGCCTCCCCGAGGCGAGGATCGAGGTCGAGGCCCGTTCCCAGCGGGGGATCCGGGGCCTCGGGATCCGCGTGGAGACTGCGGATGAGCCGCCCGAGCGCTCCTTCGCCGACATACGCCGGATCATCGGCACCTCGCGTCTCGATGCCGGGGTGCGCGAGCGCAGCCTGCGGCTCCTGCATCGCCTGGCGGTCGTGGAGGGGCGGATCCACGGCGTGGACCCCGAGGAGGTCCACTTCCATGAGCTCGGCGGCGTCGACTCGATCGCCGACATCGTCCTTTCTGTCGCGGGTCTGGAAGGGCTCGGCATCGAGCATCTGGCCTGTGGGAGCGTCCCTCTGAGCCGCGGGGAAGTCTCGACCGACCACGGCCTGCTCCCCGTCCCCGCCCCCGCGACGCTGGCGCTCCTCGAGGGGCTGCCGGTCCGGTGGCTGCCGATCGAGGGAGAGTGGCTCACCCCCACCGGGGCGCTTCTCCTCTCCGGGTTGGTCAATTCGTTCGGTCCGCCCGCCGACATGGTCCTGCGCCGGATCGGGATCGGCGCGGGCACGAGGCGATCGGAGGATCGCGCGAACATCGTCCGCATCCTGGTGGGCGATCCCGCCGAGCCGTCCCTGGGAGGAGAGGGGGGAGCCTGCGGCGAGGAGCGACTGGGCTGGGTCTCGATCCTCGAGACGAATCTTGACGATCAGGATCCTCGCCAGGTCGAGGAGGTCGCCCGGCGGCTCGAGGAGGCGGGGGCCCTCGATGTCCTCAGGATCAGCGCCCTCATGAAGAAGGGGCGAGCGGGGACCCTGCTGACGGTCCTGTGCGATCCGTCGAAGGAGGCTGAGCTGGGAGACCTGCTTCTGACACAGAGCACGACGCTGGGGATCAGAATCCGCAGGGAGCCCAGGAGGGAGCTCCAACGGTGGATATCGGTGGTCGAGACGGAGTACGGGAGCGTCCGCCTCAAGTGGAGCCGGCCCGGAGGGCGTCCGCGAGCGGTGGCGGAGTTCGAGGATCTCCGCGCGAGGGCCCGCGCCGCGAACGTGCCGGTCTGGGTCGTCGAGCGGGCCGCCCTCGGGGCCGCGCAGGCCGCCCCTCCGTTTCCGGATGCCCCCCAACTGTTTTCCGACTGA